From the genome of Vibrio navarrensis, one region includes:
- a CDS encoding LysR family transcriptional regulator — protein sequence MDTNRLIPLLSEMAVFASVVEAGGFSAAAQKLGVAPSSISRSVTRLENALQEKLLERTTRQMRLTASGQQVYLLCSDMMSAAKLAVSAAQSEKDQVSGMLRIAAPKALSRQVLTPVLLNFIEDFPKISLQLKVADHYIDPIGDEVDVIIHITEQPVQGLVARSLGQCRLLLCASPEYLQRHGTVTAPQELSERNCLCLGENPRDRVWDFYQAEQKVSVNVRGSLTVNHSEIRREAVLRGFGISLFPEFVVRENLASGQLVPVLADWQLGGRYQGTIWAQYAQSKYIPNQIKALVDYLQQRMH from the coding sequence ATGGATACAAATAGACTGATCCCACTGCTGTCTGAAATGGCAGTATTCGCCAGTGTGGTTGAAGCGGGCGGTTTCTCCGCCGCAGCGCAGAAACTCGGTGTGGCGCCTTCATCGATTAGCCGTTCGGTGACGCGTTTGGAAAACGCATTGCAAGAGAAGTTACTTGAGCGAACTACGCGGCAAATGCGTTTGACTGCCAGTGGTCAGCAAGTCTATCTGCTCTGCAGCGACATGATGAGCGCCGCCAAACTGGCGGTGTCAGCGGCACAAAGCGAGAAAGATCAAGTGTCGGGCATGTTGCGTATCGCCGCGCCGAAAGCCTTGTCGCGTCAAGTATTAACGCCAGTATTGCTGAACTTTATTGAAGACTTTCCAAAAATTTCACTGCAATTGAAAGTTGCTGACCACTATATCGATCCAATTGGCGATGAAGTGGATGTGATCATCCACATCACCGAACAACCAGTCCAAGGGTTGGTGGCACGTTCGCTAGGGCAGTGCCGTTTGCTGCTTTGTGCTAGCCCGGAGTATCTGCAGCGCCATGGCACAGTTACCGCGCCACAAGAACTGAGTGAGCGCAACTGTCTCTGTTTGGGGGAAAACCCTCGAGATCGAGTGTGGGATTTTTATCAAGCAGAACAAAAAGTATCGGTGAATGTGCGAGGATCACTGACGGTGAATCACAGTGAAATTCGCCGTGAGGCGGTGCTGAGAGGATTTGGCATTTCGCTGTTTCCGGAGTTTGTGGTTCGTGAGAATCTGGCTTCCGGGCAACTGGTGCCAGTGCTGGCGGATTGGCAGCTTGGCGGCAGATACCAAGGGACGATTTGGGCGCAATACGCGCAATCAAAATACATTCCAAACCAGATCAAAGCCTTGGTTGACTATTTACAGCAACGTATGCACTGA
- a CDS encoding IS3 family transposase (programmed frameshift), with protein MSRIPTERKEAILKKLLPPYSMSVSELSKEEGISTATLYHWRQQLRRSGAAVPNSNTSSEQWSAQTKLAIVAETYSMTENELSQYCREKGLFPEQVQRWRSECMQGFMSSKEREAQAKKQAKADKLEIKELRKELRHKEKALAETAALLVLPKKAHSLLRGRARGRLTSTDERQHLIALIHDAKQSGCRLERACYEVQIDLRTYRRWYRQGEVQADKRPTCARPEPANKLSQQERDAIIEVCNRPEFASLPPTQIVPTLLDKGEYIASESSYYRVLSAQGQLHHRGRQRSRQTQAKPTSYTATGSNQVYTWDITYLPSKVRGQHYYLYVIEDIYSRKIVGYEVYERECGELASQLLQRTLMREQCFSQPLVLHSDNGAPMKSLTFKAKMDELGITSSYSRPRVSDDNPYVESLFRTVKYMPNWPTKGFESLDSSRRWVEAFVRWYNTEHKHSKLNYVTPSERHNGKDEEILKRRAEVLLAAKQRKPERWPGDIRNCEPVGEVHLNPEREAA; from the exons GTGTCTCGTATTCCAACAGAAAGAAAAGAAGCCATATTGAAGAAGCTGCTGCCTCCATACTCAATGTCAGTGAGCGAACTTTCAAAAGAGGAAGGCATTAGCACTGCAACCCTGTATCATTGGCGACAGCAACTCAGACGTTCAGGAGCCGCAGTGCCAAACAGCAACACTTCATCAGAGCAGTGGTCTGCTCAAACTAAACTCGCCATCGTCGCCGAGACTTACTCGATGACCGAGAATGAACTCAGCCAATATTGTCGTGAAAAAGGTCTGTTTCCAGAGCAAGTCCAACGCTGGCGCAGCGAATGTATGCAAGGCTTCATGTCGAGTAAAGAGCGGGAAGCACAAGCAAAGAAGCAGGCCAAAGCGGATAAGCTTGAAATCAAAGAGCTTAGGAAGGAGTTACGCCACAAAGAAAAGGCGCTCGCTGAAACGGCTGCCCTGTTGGTTCTAC CGAAAAAAGCTCATAGCCTTTTACGGGGAAGAGCCAGAGGACGACTAACCTCAACCGATGAAAGGCAGCACCTGATTGCTCTTATCCACGATGCCAAGCAAAGTGGTTGCCGCTTAGAGCGAGCTTGTTATGAGGTTCAAATTGACCTGAGAACGTATCGTCGATGGTATCGGCAAGGAGAGGTTCAAGCGGATAAAAGACCGACCTGTGCCAGACCTGAGCCAGCTAACAAGCTCTCTCAGCAAGAGCGTGATGCCATTATCGAGGTGTGTAACCGCCCAGAGTTCGCGAGCTTACCTCCAACTCAAATCGTACCGACACTGCTTGATAAAGGTGAGTATATCGCCTCAGAGTCGAGCTATTATCGGGTACTGAGTGCACAAGGGCAACTTCATCATCGAGGCCGTCAGAGGAGTAGACAAACACAAGCGAAGCCAACGAGTTATACGGCGACAGGCTCGAATCAAGTCTACACATGGGATATCACTTACTTGCCTTCAAAGGTTCGAGGCCAGCACTATTATCTGTACGTCATTGAGGACATCTACAGCCGAAAAATCGTGGGTTATGAGGTGTATGAACGTGAGTGCGGCGAGTTAGCCTCACAACTCCTGCAGCGGACGTTGATGCGAGAGCAGTGCTTCAGTCAACCGCTGGTTCTTCACTCAGATAACGGTGCGCCTATGAAGTCGCTGACGTTCAAAGCGAAGATGGATGAGTTAGGCATTACCTCATCGTATAGCCGTCCAAGAGTCAGTGATGATAATCCGTATGTAGAATCGTTGTTCCGCACGGTAAAGTACATGCCAAACTGGCCGACAAAGGGCTTTGAAAGTCTCGACAGCAGTCGACGTTGGGTTGAAGCCTTCGTGCGCTGGTACAACACCGAGCACAAACACAGTAAGCTAAATTATGTCACGCCTTCAGAGCGTCATAATGGAAAAGATGAAGAGATCTTGAAGCGCCGAGCTGAGGTATTGCTCGCAGCAAAACAGCGAAAACCTGAGCGCTGGCCTGGTGATATCAGGAACTGTGAACCAGTTGGTGAAGTCCACCTAAATCCAGAAAGAGAAGCTGCTTAA
- a CDS encoding SirB2 family protein — translation MYLLLLKAHVGLILLSFFSFALRTYWGYRGSAWLESELAFKAHKVITLTMLLSALVLCVTINQYPFTDAWLTEKLLLLVAYVACAMLAFKPKLNRQLRTVFTSVTCILFVMIFYIAKTHAPIVLS, via the coding sequence ATGTACTTACTACTGCTAAAAGCCCATGTTGGCTTGATTTTACTCAGTTTTTTCAGTTTTGCTCTGCGCACCTATTGGGGATACCGTGGCTCGGCATGGCTGGAGAGCGAGCTGGCATTCAAAGCGCACAAAGTAATTACTCTAACCATGCTGCTCTCGGCATTGGTGTTGTGTGTAACCATCAATCAGTATCCGTTTACCGATGCGTGGCTGACAGAAAAGCTGCTGCTGTTGGTGGCGTATGTGGCGTGTGCCATGTTGGCGTTTAAGCCGAAACTCAACCGCCAACTGCGAACCGTGTTTACCTCGGTCACCTGCATACTGTTTGTGATGATTTTCTACATAGCGAAAACGCATGCACCGATTGTGTTAAGTTGA
- a CDS encoding cysteine hydrolase family protein, whose product MTKKALLVIDLQNDYFPHGKYPLWNTEQTLNQVKTAIARAKAQNIEVIHVQHIADPEKGIAPFFNQGTQGSDIHAEILAAAPEAAVVTKRFADSFEQTNLDELLQKQGISELLLCGMMTQNCVTHTAISKAAEKYKVAIVADCCTTVDEMIHNIALNAVALRVPLVTMEQVLLSGN is encoded by the coding sequence ATGACCAAGAAAGCACTGCTTGTCATCGACCTACAGAATGACTATTTCCCTCACGGAAAGTACCCACTTTGGAACACTGAGCAGACGTTAAATCAGGTGAAAACGGCGATAGCAAGGGCGAAAGCGCAGAACATCGAGGTGATTCATGTTCAGCATATTGCTGATCCGGAGAAAGGGATCGCGCCGTTTTTTAATCAGGGTACGCAAGGAAGTGATATTCATGCTGAGATCCTCGCCGCCGCGCCAGAAGCAGCAGTGGTCACTAAACGCTTTGCAGACAGTTTCGAACAAACGAATCTCGATGAACTGCTGCAAAAGCAGGGTATTAGTGAGCTTTTGCTTTGCGGAATGATGACGCAAAACTGCGTCACTCATACCGCCATATCGAAAGCGGCGGAGAAATACAAAGTTGCCATTGTGGCGGACTGCTGCACCACGGTGGACGAAATGATCCACAACATCGCGCTCAACGCCGTTGCGCTGCGCGTACCACTGGTGACAATGGAGCAAGTGTTGCTTTCTGGAAATTGA
- a CDS encoding methionine synthase, giving the protein MKTLLPTSTAGSLPKPSWLAEPEKLWSPWKLQGEELANGKQDALRIALQEQQHAGIDIVSDGEQTRQHFVTTFIEHLSGVDFANRKTVRIRNRYDASVPTVTGPVARLKPVFVEDAKFLRQQTTQPIKWALPGPMTMIDTLYDDHYQSREKLAWEFAKILNQEAKELEAAGVDIIQFDEPAFNVFFDEVNDWGIACLERAIEGLKCETAVHICYGYGIKANTDWKKTLGTEWRQYEEVFPKLQKSNIDIISLECHNSRVPIELLELVRGKKVMVGAIDVATDTIESAEEVAQTLRQALQFVDADKLYPCTNCGMAPLSREVARGKLNALRAGAEIVRQELLKEHPCL; this is encoded by the coding sequence ATGAAAACATTATTACCAACGTCAACTGCGGGCAGTTTACCGAAACCTTCTTGGCTAGCAGAACCGGAAAAATTATGGTCTCCATGGAAACTGCAAGGAGAGGAACTCGCCAATGGCAAGCAGGATGCGCTGCGCATTGCCTTGCAAGAGCAACAACACGCTGGAATCGATATCGTTAGCGATGGCGAGCAAACTCGACAGCATTTTGTTACAACCTTCATTGAGCACCTGAGTGGCGTTGATTTTGCGAATCGCAAAACGGTGAGGATCCGCAATCGCTATGATGCCAGCGTACCGACAGTAACTGGCCCTGTGGCACGCCTCAAACCAGTGTTTGTCGAAGATGCGAAGTTCTTACGTCAGCAAACCACTCAGCCGATTAAATGGGCTTTGCCCGGCCCGATGACCATGATCGATACGCTGTATGATGACCACTATCAAAGCCGGGAAAAACTGGCTTGGGAGTTTGCCAAAATCCTCAATCAAGAAGCGAAAGAGTTAGAAGCGGCAGGGGTGGACATTATCCAGTTTGATGAACCAGCATTTAATGTGTTTTTTGATGAGGTTAACGATTGGGGAATTGCCTGTTTAGAGCGGGCGATTGAAGGGCTGAAATGCGAAACAGCCGTGCATATTTGCTATGGCTATGGAATAAAAGCCAATACCGATTGGAAAAAGACGCTGGGCACAGAGTGGCGACAGTATGAAGAGGTTTTCCCTAAGTTGCAGAAATCGAACATCGACATCATTTCACTCGAATGCCACAACTCGCGCGTGCCGATTGAACTGCTTGAACTGGTGCGCGGGAAAAAAGTGATGGTTGGCGCGATCGATGTGGCAACCGATACGATTGAAAGTGCTGAAGAGGTCGCGCAGACGCTACGCCAAGCGTTGCAGTTTGTCGATGCCGACAAACTTTACCCATGTACTAACTGTGGTATGGCGCCCTTGTCTCGCGAGGTTGCCAGAGGCAAGCTCAATGCGTTACGCGCCGGTGCTGAAATTGTGCGACAAGAGCTACTGAAAGAGCATCCTTGCTTGTAG
- a CDS encoding GFA family protein: protein MSYTETSCLCGAVKITAENVNPKFTVCHCQSCRTWGGAPFFAVKCGTQVNIESDDKVKMYQSSSWASRGFCTECGTHLFYKFKETGEYNMPVGLFPNLEGLEMDMQYFSDMRPSYYCFTNETKEMTTAEIMAYFADKL from the coding sequence ATGTCTTATACCGAGACAAGTTGTCTTTGTGGCGCAGTAAAAATTACCGCTGAAAACGTCAATCCAAAGTTTACTGTGTGCCATTGTCAGTCATGCCGGACTTGGGGTGGCGCGCCATTCTTTGCCGTGAAATGTGGCACTCAAGTAAACATTGAAAGCGATGATAAAGTGAAAATGTATCAATCGTCATCTTGGGCATCTCGGGGCTTTTGCACTGAATGCGGAACTCATCTGTTCTATAAGTTTAAGGAAACGGGTGAATACAATATGCCAGTTGGCCTTTTCCCCAACTTGGAAGGCTTGGAAATGGACATGCAGTATTTTAGTGATATGCGCCCTAGTTACTACTGTTTTACTAATGAGACCAAAGAAATGACCACCGCAGAGATCATGGCTTACTTCGCGGACAAGTTGTAA
- the murQ gene encoding N-acetylmuramic acid 6-phosphate etherase has translation MKIDLSRLVTESRNPASAEIDTLSTIEMLRVINQEDQKVALAVEAVLPHIAQAVDAITHAFAHGGRLIYMGAGTSGRLGILDASECPPTYGTPAELVVGLIAGGHTAILKAVENAEDNRELAQNDLKSLNLTANDVVVGIAASGRTPYVLGGLEYATLIGATTVSIACNPVCPMVDAAQIAILPVVGPEVVTGSSRMKAGTAQKLVLNMLTSGAMIRSGKVFGNLMVDVEATNAKLIQRQTNIVVEATGVCAEEAEQALKACDRHCKTAILMILSGLDAEQAKTKLQQHNGFIRAALNDK, from the coding sequence ATGAAAATTGATTTAAGCCGTTTGGTTACAGAAAGCCGCAACCCAGCCAGTGCAGAGATTGATACCCTGTCCACCATCGAGATGCTCAGAGTCATCAATCAAGAAGATCAGAAAGTGGCGCTGGCGGTGGAAGCTGTTTTGCCGCACATCGCCCAAGCGGTGGATGCCATCACGCATGCGTTTGCCCACGGCGGTCGTTTAATTTACATGGGCGCAGGTACCTCGGGCCGCTTAGGCATTCTTGATGCCAGTGAGTGCCCACCAACTTACGGCACTCCGGCAGAGCTCGTGGTTGGCCTGATTGCAGGTGGCCACACCGCCATTCTAAAAGCGGTGGAAAATGCCGAGGACAACCGAGAGCTGGCGCAAAACGATCTCAAATCACTCAACCTAACGGCCAACGATGTGGTGGTTGGCATTGCCGCAAGCGGACGCACACCTTATGTGTTGGGCGGTTTGGAATACGCCACCTTGATTGGCGCGACGACGGTGTCGATCGCCTGTAATCCGGTTTGCCCGATGGTAGACGCGGCGCAAATCGCCATTTTGCCCGTGGTGGGCCCAGAAGTGGTCACAGGCTCTTCTCGCATGAAAGCGGGCACGGCGCAAAAACTGGTGCTCAACATGCTCACCTCTGGCGCGATGATCCGCAGTGGCAAAGTGTTTGGCAACTTGATGGTGGATGTGGAAGCGACCAACGCCAAGCTGATCCAACGCCAAACCAACATCGTGGTGGAAGCCACTGGCGTGTGCGCAGAAGAAGCAGAACAAGCCCTGAAGGCCTGCGATCGCCACTGTAAAACCGCAATTTTAATGATTCTTTCTGGCCTGGATGCCGAGCAAGCCAAAACAAAATTACAACAGCACAACGGTTTTATCCGCGCTGCGCTGAACGACAAGTAA
- a CDS encoding GlxA family transcriptional regulator: protein MKQIAIAICHYPHALKSAIYGLQELFLMANRICDQSGLEVEFLPVIVDGTTQQSSRFNVVLLPPSAQSDFYLNPETTLIDWLKAQHNQGAVLASACAGSFVLAATQILAGRTVTTHWGLSDLFQLKYPDIPLDINQILIDHGDVITAGGMMSWLDLGFELVTKYTSVKVMRQLGKQLVVDTALREQRYYQQFTPSLLHGDQVVVAIQQMMNLEYGQPLSIQAIAAQFHLTERTMQRRFLKATGYNPNHYLQRLRIQKACDLLESSQLSFEVIARQVGYEDTSACRKVFIKTMGLTPKAFRHRFM from the coding sequence ATGAAACAAATTGCCATCGCTATCTGCCACTATCCGCATGCTTTAAAATCCGCCATTTATGGCTTGCAAGAGCTGTTTCTCATGGCCAACCGAATTTGCGACCAATCGGGGCTTGAAGTCGAGTTTCTTCCTGTCATTGTGGATGGGACCACTCAGCAATCAAGTCGTTTTAATGTCGTCCTGCTACCACCAAGCGCACAAAGTGATTTCTATCTCAACCCGGAAACGACGCTAATTGATTGGCTCAAAGCACAGCATAATCAAGGAGCGGTATTGGCATCAGCTTGTGCAGGCTCCTTCGTGCTGGCGGCAACCCAGATTTTGGCCGGCAGAACGGTGACCACGCATTGGGGTCTGTCAGATCTCTTCCAATTGAAATACCCTGATATTCCTTTAGATATCAACCAAATATTGATCGATCATGGTGATGTAATAACCGCTGGCGGCATGATGTCTTGGCTGGATCTCGGTTTTGAGCTAGTAACCAAGTACACTTCCGTAAAGGTGATGCGCCAGCTCGGAAAACAGTTGGTGGTTGACACTGCGCTAAGGGAACAGCGCTATTATCAGCAGTTCACTCCGTCTCTTCTGCATGGTGATCAGGTTGTCGTGGCGATTCAGCAGATGATGAATCTGGAATACGGCCAACCTTTGAGCATTCAAGCCATCGCCGCGCAGTTTCACCTCACTGAGCGAACCATGCAAAGGCGGTTTCTCAAGGCGACAGGTTACAATCCAAACCACTATTTGCAGCGCCTGAGAATACAAAAAGCGTGCGATCTGCTGGAAAGCTCACAACTCTCGTTTGAGGTCATTGCTCGGCAAGTAGGCTACGAAGACACCAGTGCATGCCGCAAGGTGTTTATCAAAACCATGGGCCTCACCCCAAAGGCGTTTCGTCACCGATTTATGTAG
- a CDS encoding DMT family transporter: MTSAASSLSKPSTKLPLTEGLLLLVALFWGTSYGLTKSALVFTSVLLFIAIRFSITFLCLLPLAIRDFRRGLNQDWLSALPTGLILAAIFLCEVLGVSQTSASNAAFLISLSVIMTAFAELTINKKRISSALLGLTLCSVVGVLLLTNNEGLSLALNTGDYLILAAAFLRALMVTSTKRFTEGKQITTTTLTALQSLVVASCAILAAIFYLPTSAITLPSELEFWLTLGYLVLFCTLFAFFVQNYAVRKTSPTRVALLMGSEPLFGALFAMVWLQESLTTLQFIGGGLILLSVITTSMRRS, translated from the coding sequence ATGACCAGTGCCGCGAGTTCGCTATCTAAACCATCGACCAAACTTCCTCTTACCGAAGGCCTGCTACTGCTGGTCGCATTGTTTTGGGGCACCAGCTATGGGTTGACTAAAAGCGCGCTTGTTTTTACCAGCGTACTGCTGTTTATCGCGATTCGCTTCTCAATAACTTTTCTCTGCTTGCTCCCCTTAGCGATACGAGATTTCCGCCGCGGGCTGAATCAAGATTGGTTGAGCGCCTTACCAACAGGTCTCATTCTTGCGGCCATTTTTCTTTGTGAAGTCCTTGGCGTATCACAAACCTCTGCTTCTAATGCGGCCTTTTTGATCAGTTTGAGCGTCATTATGACCGCCTTTGCTGAACTCACCATCAACAAAAAGCGCATTAGTTCGGCTCTGCTCGGGTTGACCTTATGCAGCGTAGTGGGGGTGCTATTGCTGACCAACAATGAAGGGCTTAGCCTCGCGTTAAACACCGGTGACTACTTGATTCTCGCCGCGGCTTTTCTGCGCGCCTTGATGGTAACCAGCACCAAACGCTTCACCGAAGGCAAGCAGATCACCACCACCACACTCACCGCGCTGCAATCGTTAGTTGTCGCGAGCTGCGCCATACTCGCCGCCATTTTCTATCTTCCGACCTCGGCGATAACGCTACCGAGCGAACTAGAATTCTGGCTCACCCTCGGCTATTTAGTGCTGTTTTGTACTTTGTTTGCCTTTTTTGTACAAAACTACGCGGTGCGCAAAACATCCCCCACTCGCGTTGCCCTTTTAATGGGGAGCGAACCGCTGTTTGGCGCTCTCTTCGCCATGGTGTGGTTACAAGAATCTCTCACAACGCTGCAATTTATCGGTGGCGGATTGATTTTGTTGAGTGTGATAACAACGTCGATGCGGAGAAGCTAA
- a CDS encoding lipase family protein, with the protein MNPLSPKLAAELAYLPYQFITHRDKKTLVVERFVTKEFDLSKEKQGFTGKTGGIFGMGRKTEGFALIGVGKGKRESELVISVRGTKTGHDWMTNLNLGLKGAPNSAVAHAGFVNVFHSLRPQIRQFILSQKKIPRHIHCVGHSLGGALASLFSDWIKSELKVSTTLYTFGAPRVGQASYARKSEETNTNIYRCTHGADPVPLIPLWPFVHAPYNGKEYRLDDGIGVYFAAHGMGANDTPGYLNTANSESWGDLKVKSVDFLNKPVRLKFDNRTRVSYTGYWANKLSAALVTLLNDAGPQYAKAVEIQARISVGMTFYDHLAKNIERIVAVSEKLADQAKGLLGHMLVFAGRSVSKITDLSANFIRWVFKVTVGKLYSTAKRAVDAIF; encoded by the coding sequence ATGAATCCATTATCACCAAAATTAGCAGCAGAGCTGGCATATCTTCCTTATCAGTTTATTACACACAGGGATAAAAAAACGTTAGTTGTAGAACGATTTGTGACAAAAGAATTTGATTTGAGCAAAGAAAAGCAGGGATTCACTGGTAAAACTGGTGGAATATTTGGAATGGGAAGAAAAACCGAAGGTTTTGCACTGATTGGTGTTGGAAAAGGAAAGCGTGAGAGCGAGTTGGTTATTTCAGTTCGAGGTACAAAAACTGGCCATGATTGGATGACCAATTTAAACTTAGGATTGAAAGGTGCTCCTAATAGTGCAGTTGCACATGCTGGATTTGTTAATGTATTTCATTCATTGCGTCCACAGATTCGTCAATTTATTCTTTCGCAGAAAAAAATTCCTCGGCACATACATTGTGTAGGACATAGTTTAGGTGGCGCACTCGCCTCTCTTTTTTCTGATTGGATCAAATCTGAGCTTAAAGTGTCTACAACGCTTTATACATTTGGTGCTCCAAGAGTGGGGCAGGCTTCATATGCTCGAAAATCAGAGGAAACAAATACTAATATTTATCGTTGTACTCACGGTGCAGACCCTGTGCCACTAATCCCATTGTGGCCCTTTGTACATGCACCATACAATGGTAAAGAGTATAGGTTGGATGATGGTATAGGGGTCTACTTTGCCGCTCATGGAATGGGAGCTAATGATACTCCGGGCTACCTGAATACTGCTAATAGTGAAAGTTGGGGGGATTTGAAAGTAAAATCTGTAGATTTCTTAAATAAGCCCGTGCGATTAAAATTTGATAATAGAACTCGGGTATCCTACACGGGGTATTGGGCGAATAAGTTAAGTGCAGCTCTAGTGACACTGCTAAATGATGCTGGCCCACAATATGCGAAAGCTGTCGAAATACAAGCTCGTATATCAGTAGGTATGACATTTTATGATCATCTGGCGAAAAATATTGAACGAATAGTAGCAGTATCAGAAAAATTAGCGGATCAAGCCAAAGGATTATTAGGGCATATGTTGGTGTTTGCAGGTCGATCAGTGAGCAAAATCACCGATCTCTCTGCGAACTTTATTCGTTGGGTGTTCAAAGTAACAGTCGGAAAGCTTTATAGCACGGCGAAACGAGCTGTTGATGCAATATTTTAA
- a CDS encoding GNAT family N-acetyltransferase, with translation MTIKYEEKAPSPQEFCEMRVKAGLSPKSLKAATIALPNSLYAISVRDGDLLVAMGRVVGDGACNFEIVDVAVDPKYQGQGLGRKVMEHIDNYLASVALEGSYVSMIADEPEFYEKLGYKLVSPSSQGMTKKFKPHA, from the coding sequence ATGACAATAAAATATGAAGAGAAAGCCCCTAGCCCACAAGAGTTCTGTGAAATGCGAGTTAAAGCCGGATTGTCGCCTAAGTCCTTAAAGGCTGCGACTATCGCATTGCCCAATAGCTTGTACGCCATTTCAGTGCGAGATGGTGATTTGTTGGTCGCCATGGGACGCGTGGTAGGAGACGGTGCATGTAACTTTGAAATCGTCGATGTTGCTGTTGACCCCAAGTATCAAGGACAAGGCTTGGGACGAAAGGTGATGGAGCACATAGATAACTATTTGGCTTCTGTTGCCTTAGAAGGCTCGTATGTCTCAATGATTGCTGACGAGCCAGAGTTTTATGAAAAACTGGGCTACAAGCTCGTTTCCCCATCAAGCCAAGGTATGACGAAAAAGTTTAAACCTCACGCATAA
- a CDS encoding DUF1852 domain-containing protein, which yields MIFKIRSIGFDENYHPKDNTRITTNFANLARGEHRQENLRNALKMIDSRFNALAHWDNPKGDRYSVELEIISVDLDIESTGDSFPSIEILKTNIVDHKTHQRIEGIVGNNFSSYVRDYDFSVLLLDHNKQQTKFSIPENFGELHGKLFKCFVHSDAYKNCFKKRPVICLSVSDNKIYHRIENQHPVLGYEYQPNESSLTEQYFRKMGLQVRYFMPPNSVAPFAFYFFGDLLNDYTNLELISTISTMETFQKIYRPEIYNANAVAGKIYQPNLKNTDHSLTQIVYDREERSRLAIEQGKFAQEYFIKPYQALLEQWSAQYA from the coding sequence ATGATTTTTAAAATTAGAAGCATCGGGTTTGATGAAAATTATCATCCGAAAGACAATACACGTATTACGACCAACTTTGCCAATTTAGCACGGGGAGAGCACCGCCAAGAAAATCTGCGTAATGCACTAAAAATGATTGATAGTCGGTTCAATGCATTAGCCCATTGGGACAACCCCAAAGGCGATCGTTATTCGGTTGAGTTAGAAATTATCTCGGTTGATCTCGATATTGAAAGCACTGGCGACAGCTTTCCATCGATTGAAATTCTAAAAACCAATATTGTTGATCATAAAACCCATCAACGTATTGAAGGTATCGTCGGAAATAATTTCTCCTCTTACGTGCGAGACTATGATTTTAGTGTGTTGTTACTAGATCACAACAAGCAACAGACGAAGTTTAGCATTCCGGAGAACTTTGGTGAGTTGCACGGCAAGCTCTTTAAGTGCTTTGTCCACTCCGATGCTTATAAAAACTGCTTTAAAAAGCGTCCGGTCATCTGCTTAAGTGTATCGGATAATAAAATCTATCACCGCATTGAAAACCAACACCCGGTGTTGGGATATGAATATCAGCCCAATGAATCTTCGTTGACGGAGCAATATTTCAGAAAGATGGGCCTACAAGTGCGTTATTTTATGCCGCCGAATAGTGTTGCGCCGTTTGCTTTCTATTTCTTTGGTGATTTGCTCAACGATTACACCAATCTTGAGTTGATTAGCACCATCAGTACCATGGAAACGTTTCAAAAAATCTACCGACCAGAAATTTATAATGCCAACGCGGTAGCAGGAAAAATTTATCAACCCAATTTGAAAAACACCGACCACTCACTAACTCAAATTGTCTATGACCGAGAAGAGCGCAGCCGATTAGCGATTGAACAAGGCAAATTTGCCCAAGAGTATTTCATCAAACCTTACCAAGCTCTCCTAGAGCAGTGGTCTGCGCAATACGCATAA
- a CDS encoding DUF4198 domain-containing protein yields MSRYKCILFLALFLLFPLQSYSNMFNFFKPYKIMVSPSISGVVLKQGEPVANMEISLLAGLNDYYDRTTATDNNGYFHFDEIIHRQWFKPSSINTNLIGIEINANFNGNKVLLWSSHTGLDLHDYVLDNLNNLECDIDEMAFEYHFKNRVVPKGRSHTVFGVCRLKGYEEKVLREDL; encoded by the coding sequence ATGAGTAGATATAAATGCATTTTATTTCTTGCATTATTTTTATTATTTCCTTTACAGAGCTATAGTAATATGTTCAATTTTTTTAAGCCTTATAAGATAATGGTGAGTCCCTCAATATCTGGAGTGGTACTGAAACAAGGCGAACCTGTAGCAAACATGGAAATTTCTCTGTTGGCTGGCCTTAACGACTACTATGATAGAACAACAGCTACAGATAATAATGGGTATTTCCACTTTGATGAAATCATTCATCGACAATGGTTTAAACCATCTTCAATTAATACCAACCTGATTGGAATTGAAATTAATGCCAATTTTAATGGAAATAAAGTGTTACTTTGGTCTTCTCACACTGGATTAGATTTACATGATTATGTTCTAGATAATTTAAATAATTTAGAGTGTGATATTGATGAAATGGCTTTTGAATATCACTTTAAAAACAGGGTTGTACCAAAAGGTCGTTCTCATACCGTTTTTGGTGTATGTCGACTTAAAGGATATGAAGAGAAAGTACTTAGAGAGGATCTATGA